A single region of the Triticum dicoccoides isolate Atlit2015 ecotype Zavitan chromosome 2B, WEW_v2.0, whole genome shotgun sequence genome encodes:
- the LOC119363145 gene encoding LOB domain-containing protein 37-like: MRGSERAAVSASASTSGMSCNGCRVLRKGCNEACVLRPCLLWIEAADAQGHATLFAAKFFGRAGLMSFLTAVPEQQRPAVFQSLLYEAAGRTINPVSGAVGLLWAGSWHLCEAAVQTVLRGGAIRPLPELAGGVPEGGVGGSDLFASSSRRAVVGCSTYSAAKRVTPRKTWAPEAASHHQEPSCDLGLFLTPGSAAAAEGERRARRAGTPSMSSDGSVTTSAGAGAGGEKEPELLNLFV; the protein is encoded by the exons ATGAGAGGGAGTGAGCGGGCGGCGGTGTCAGCGTCAGCGTCAACGTCGGGGATGAGCTGCAACGGGTGCCGCGTGCTGCGCAAGGGGTGCAACGAGGCCTGCGTGCTGCGCCCGTGCCTGCTCTGGATCGAGGCAGCCGACGCGCAGGGCCACGCCACCCTCTTCGCCGCCAAGTTCTTCGGCCGCGCCGGCCTCATGTCCTTCCTCACCGCTGTCCCCGAGCAGCAGCGCCCAG CCGTGTTCCAGTCGCTGCTGTACGAGGCGGCGGGGCGAACGATCAACCCGGTGAGCGGCGCGGTGGGGCTGCTCTGGGCGGGAAGCTGGCACCTGTGCGAGGCGGCGGTTCAGACCGTGCTCCGGGGCGGCGCCATCCGCCCGCTGCCGGAGCTCGCGGGCGGCGTCCCGGAAGGCGGAGTCGGTGGAAGCGATTTGTTCGCCTCCTCTTCCAGGCGGGCCGTGGTGGGGTGCTCCACGTATTCGGCGGCGAAGCGGGTGACGCCGAGGAAGACATGGGCGCCGGAGGCAGCGTCCCACCACCAGGAGCCCTCGTGCGACCTGGGGCTTTTCCTCACCCCCGGatcggccgcggcggcggagggggaGCGACGGGCGAGGCGGGCCGGCACGCCGTCGATGAGCTCCGACGGCTCCGTGACCACGAGCGCTGGCGCAGGCGCCGGCGGCGAGAAGGAGCCGGAGCTGCTGAATCTTTTTGTTTAA